The proteins below are encoded in one region of Campylobacter helveticus:
- the neuC gene encoding UDP-N-acetylglucosamine 2-epimerase, translating to MSKKKIALVSATRAEWYLLWNLAKELEKDEKCELLLLVTGAHLSENFGYTFKEIEKDFTITKKIPILQDNDGSLSLAKSLAVAVSAFAEAFETLKPDAVVILGDRYEMLGVASAALMMHIPIIHLCGGELTLGAMDDSIRHSISKMASLHFVSTKAYKKRLMQLGEEEGRIFNVGSLAGENVKKLKLLSKKELESELGLSLKNFLLITYHSETLNLQNTKKEVQILLDFLDTLKDITLIFTKANADENGLLINQALENYCLKNSHKAKLFDNLGALKYLSALKHAKAVVGNSSSGICESGFFKTPCINIGDRQKGRIRGDNIIDCKMKDLKKAFKRLESKEFKEKMKHFKNPFESKKSPSIFIKDVIKNTNLATILQKDFVDRK from the coding sequence GTGAGTAAGAAAAAAATAGCCCTCGTGAGTGCGACTAGGGCGGAGTGGTATTTACTATGGAATTTGGCAAAAGAGCTTGAGAAAGATGAAAAATGTGAGCTTTTGCTTTTGGTAACGGGGGCGCATTTGAGCGAAAATTTTGGTTACACTTTTAAAGAGATAGAAAAAGACTTCACTATCACTAAAAAAATTCCTATTTTACAAGATAATGATGGTAGCTTAAGCCTTGCGAAAAGTTTGGCGGTGGCGGTGAGTGCTTTTGCGGAGGCTTTTGAGACATTAAAACCTGATGCGGTGGTTATTTTAGGGGATAGATATGAAATGTTAGGCGTTGCAAGTGCGGCTTTGATGATGCATATCCCCATTATTCATCTTTGCGGTGGGGAGCTTACTTTAGGTGCTATGGATGACAGCATTAGGCATAGCATTTCTAAAATGGCTAGTCTTCATTTTGTCAGCACCAAAGCTTATAAAAAAAGGCTTATGCAGCTTGGCGAGGAGGAGGGGCGTATTTTTAATGTCGGCTCCTTAGCAGGGGAAAATGTCAAAAAATTAAAGCTTTTAAGCAAAAAAGAGCTCGAAAGTGAGCTTGGTTTAAGCCTTAAAAATTTCTTACTCATCACTTATCACAGCGAAACGCTAAATTTGCAAAATACAAAAAAAGAAGTGCAAATTTTACTTGATTTTTTAGATACACTTAAAGATATTACACTTATTTTTACTAAGGCAAATGCCGATGAAAACGGACTTTTAATCAATCAAGCCCTAGAAAATTACTGCCTTAAAAACTCTCATAAAGCAAAGCTTTTTGATAATCTTGGGGCGCTTAAGTATCTAAGTGCCTTAAAACACGCAAAAGCAGTGGTGGGAAATAGTTCAAGTGGAATTTGTGAAAGTGGCTTTTTTAAAACCCCTTGCATTAATATAGGCGATAGGCAAAAAGGAAGAATTAGGGGGGATAATATCATTGATTGTAAGATGAAAGATTTAAAAAAGGCTTTTAAAAGGCTTGAAAGTAAGGAATTTAAAGAAAAAATGAAGCATTTTAAAAACCCTTTTGAAAGTAAAAAAAGTCCATCGATTTTTATAAAAGATGTGATTAAAAACACAAATTTAGCTACAATTTTACAAAAAGATTTTGTGGATAGAAAATGA
- a CDS encoding Gfo/Idh/MocA family protein, producing MMKLKNKKALIIGFGSIGKKHFLALKTLGFEVSVVSKSASESLFEKFGVFEIYRSLKKPHLDEFELFIIANITTKHLKTLQFLDKTLKNKSILVEKPLFEKSYPFKESGRNHIFIAYLLRFHLVILTLKELLRGDKPYFASLECDSYLPKWRAVDYRQNYSAKKELGGGVLLDLSHEIDLALFLFGDLKLCFSQNAKISELEIKSDDFAFLALEKKGLKVHIRLNYFSKFERREITIHTPKQSFRVDLRAARIHIFKENEEEILSYESDTISLLAKLQEAVLKKDKNLCTLKEAKKLLKICDKVRK from the coding sequence ATGATGAAATTAAAGAATAAAAAAGCTTTAATCATAGGCTTTGGAAGCATAGGCAAAAAGCATTTTTTAGCCCTTAAAACGCTTGGATTTGAGGTAAGCGTGGTGTCAAAAAGTGCGAGTGAGAGTCTTTTTGAGAAATTTGGAGTCTTTGAAATTTATCGCTCTTTAAAAAAGCCCCACTTAGATGAATTTGAGCTTTTTATCATCGCAAATATCACAACAAAGCATTTAAAAACACTTCAGTTTTTAGATAAAACGCTTAAAAATAAAAGCATTTTAGTGGAAAAACCGCTATTTGAAAAATCCTATCCTTTTAAAGAAAGTGGGAGAAACCACATTTTCATCGCCTATCTTTTGCGTTTTCACCTTGTGATTTTAACGCTAAAAGAGCTTTTGAGGGGGGATAAGCCTTATTTTGCAAGTTTGGAGTGCGATTCTTATCTGCCTAAATGGAGGGCGGTGGATTATAGGCAAAATTATAGTGCCAAAAAAGAGCTTGGTGGGGGTGTGCTGCTTGATTTATCGCACGAAATAGACTTGGCTTTGTTTTTATTTGGGGATTTAAAGCTTTGTTTTTCTCAAAATGCCAAAATAAGTGAGCTTGAGATCAAAAGCGATGATTTTGCCTTTTTAGCCTTAGAAAAAAAAGGTTTAAAGGTGCATATAAGGCTGAATTATTTTTCTAAATTTGAAAGAAGAGAAATTACTATCCACACGCCAAAACAAAGCTTTAGAGTGGATTTAAGAGCGGCTAGAATTCACATTTTTAAAGAAAATGAAGAGGAAATTTTAAGTTACGAAAGTGATACCATTAGCCTTTTAGCAAAACTTCAAGAGGCTGTTTTAAAAAAAGATAAAAATCTTTGCACTTTAAAAGAGGCAAAAAAACTTTTAAAAATTTGCGATAAGGTGAGAAAATGA
- a CDS encoding acylneuraminate cytidylyltransferase family protein → MILCTVCARGGSKGVKNKNIRKIDGLELIAYSIIQARESGLFKHIVISTDSDEIAAVAQKHGGEVFFKRDAQMASDSAAKVPAIRDTLLRSEAHFGQKFHTLIDLDATAPLRTSEDIKKAYTLFKSGDFENLITAVPARRNPYFNLIEEQKEGGFNTSKPCTFVCRQEAPKCYDMNASIYIFDRERLLKRDDVFGEKTALYVMSEESAFDIDSELDFKIVEFLLKERKLNARG, encoded by the coding sequence ATGATACTTTGCACGGTTTGCGCCCGTGGCGGAAGTAAGGGCGTGAAAAATAAAAATATTCGTAAAATCGATGGGCTTGAACTCATTGCTTATAGCATTATCCAAGCGCGTGAAAGTGGGCTTTTTAAGCATATTGTGATAAGCACAGATAGCGATGAGATAGCCGCAGTTGCACAAAAACACGGCGGTGAGGTTTTTTTTAAAAGAGACGCACAAATGGCAAGTGATAGTGCGGCAAAAGTGCCAGCGATTAGAGACACACTTTTAAGAAGTGAGGCGCATTTTGGGCAAAAATTTCACACCCTCATCGACCTAGATGCCACCGCCCCCCTTCGCACGAGTGAAGACATAAAAAAAGCTTACACGCTTTTTAAAAGTGGGGATTTTGAAAATCTCATCACCGCCGTCCCCGCTAGGCGTAATCCTTATTTTAATTTAATCGAAGAGCAAAAAGAGGGAGGCTTTAACACCTCCAAGCCCTGCACCTTTGTGTGCCGTCAAGAAGCGCCTAAGTGCTATGATATGAACGCGAGTATTTATATCTTTGATAGAGAGCGGCTTTTAAAACGCGATGATGTGTTTGGTGAAAAAACGGCGCTTTATGTGATGAGTGAGGAAAGTGCTTTTGACATCGATAGTGAGCTAGATTTTAAGATAGTAGAATTTTTACTAAAAGAAAGGAAGTTAAATGCTAGAGGGTAA
- a CDS encoding nucleotidyltransferase family protein, which produces MNIESLKLSVNSSIEKALEIIGRERVRLGIVVGEDGKFLGIISDSNIRKALINGKNLKSKIKEIYTKNPITIAENTSKAKLLELSAKTDIYDFPVLNKKGEVVSIRSISSLLSTKKLPFYVILMAGGLGSRLKELTKETPKPMLKVGKKPILENIVQRLHTQGFENFIFCVNYKKQIIEDYFKKGEEFDVKISYVKERKKLGTAGALSLIKQKFKESFIVMNADILTELDFNELLKAHQKSKALMSVCVREFHQQVPYGVIKEKNGFITHIEEKPTQSFLVSAGIYVCEPQILELLEKNSYLDMPELIEKVMQKGRVNTFLVEDYWIDIGRLEEFKRANDEIKE; this is translated from the coding sequence ATGAATATAGAGAGTTTAAAGCTAAGTGTAAATTCCAGCATAGAAAAAGCACTTGAGATTATAGGACGAGAAAGGGTAAGGCTTGGCATTGTTGTGGGTGAAGATGGGAAATTTTTGGGCATTATCTCAGATTCTAACATTAGAAAAGCTTTGATAAATGGTAAAAATTTAAAAAGCAAAATTAAAGAAATTTATACCAAAAACCCCATTACCATAGCCGAAAATACAAGCAAAGCAAAACTTTTAGAATTAAGTGCAAAAACTGATATTTATGATTTTCCTGTTTTAAATAAAAAGGGCGAGGTCGTTTCTATCCGCTCTATTTCTTCGCTTTTAAGCACGAAAAAACTCCCCTTTTATGTCATCTTAATGGCAGGTGGGCTTGGATCACGCTTAAAAGAGCTGACTAAAGAAACGCCAAAACCTATGCTAAAGGTTGGTAAAAAGCCTATTTTAGAAAATATCGTTCAAAGACTCCATACGCAAGGCTTTGAAAATTTTATCTTTTGTGTGAATTATAAAAAGCAAATCATTGAGGATTATTTTAAAAAGGGCGAGGAATTTGATGTTAAAATTTCTTATGTTAAAGAGCGGAAAAAGCTAGGCACTGCGGGGGCTTTAAGCCTCATAAAGCAAAAATTTAAAGAAAGCTTTATTGTGATGAATGCGGACATTTTAACCGAGCTTGATTTTAACGAGCTTTTAAAAGCTCATCAAAAAAGCAAGGCTTTAATGAGTGTTTGCGTAAGGGAATTTCACCAACAAGTGCCTTATGGGGTGATTAAGGAAAAAAATGGCTTCATCACACACATCGAGGAAAAGCCAACGCAAAGCTTTTTAGTGAGTGCGGGAATTTATGTGTGTGAGCCACAAATTTTAGAGCTTTTAGAGAAAAATAGCTATCTTGATATGCCAGAACTTATAGAAAAGGTGATGCAAAAGGGTAGGGTGAATACCTTTTTAGTTGAGGATTATTGGATTGATATAGGCAGACTGGAAGAATTTAAAAGGGCAAATGATGAAATTAAAGAATAA
- the ptmA gene encoding flagellin modification protein PtmA — translation MLEGKVIFIAGACGRIGRALSTELLSQNAKIIIADINEANLAKLSEDLKGEVLSVRLDITKKESLEEAINKAKERFGKIDGFVNSSYPCGKDWGKIDYYEASFEQICESLNLHLGGFILAANAFAKFFKQQGFGNIINLSSIMGVYAPKFENYAGTSMQSSLEYSVIKAGINHLGAWMAKELFNTNIRVNTLASGGILDNQPESFLKAYRNCCASKGMLEASDVCGTIAFLLSDKAKFITGQTLVVADGWGL, via the coding sequence ATGCTAGAGGGTAAGGTCATTTTTATAGCGGGTGCTTGTGGGCGTATAGGCAGGGCTTTAAGCACTGAGCTTTTAAGTCAAAACGCTAAAATCATTATCGCAGACATTAACGAGGCGAATTTGGCTAAACTCAGTGAGGATTTAAAAGGCGAAGTTTTAAGCGTGAGGCTTGACATCACAAAAAAAGAAAGCCTAGAAGAAGCGATAAATAAGGCAAAAGAGCGTTTTGGCAAAATTGATGGCTTTGTCAATTCTAGCTATCCTTGCGGAAAAGACTGGGGCAAGATTGATTATTATGAAGCAAGTTTTGAGCAAATTTGTGAGAGTTTAAATTTACATTTGGGTGGTTTTATTTTAGCTGCAAATGCCTTTGCGAAATTTTTTAAACAGCAAGGCTTTGGAAATATCATCAATCTTAGCTCCATTATGGGCGTGTATGCGCCGAAATTTGAAAATTACGCAGGCACTTCTATGCAAAGTAGCCTAGAGTATAGCGTGATAAAGGCCGGGATTAATCACTTAGGCGCGTGGATGGCTAAAGAGCTTTTTAACACAAACATACGCGTGAATACTTTGGCGAGTGGGGGGATTTTAGATAATCAGCCTGAAAGCTTTTTAAAAGCGTATAGGAATTGCTGTGCAAGTAAGGGTATGCTTGAAGCTAGTGATGTGTGCGGAACGATAGCTTTTTTACTAAGCGACAAGGCTAAATTTATCACAGGGCAGACTCTAGTCGTGGCTGATGGCTGGGGGCTTTGA